Genomic DNA from Phaeobacter porticola:
GCAACACAAGGCCTTTCTTTCAATCTTAGAAATCAAACAGGTCCTCGAGAAAACCGCCCCGTTTTTTCTTGTAGCGTTTCTCGGATTCATATTTGTCAGACTTGTATTTTTCTGGCCGATAGTCATCCCGGCGCGCTTGCTGTGCTGGTGACGCCTGCACGGGTTGCGCTGAGCGTTCGATAATCTTGTCCAATTCGCCCCGGTCCAGCCAGACGCCCCGGCATTGCGGGCAGTAATCAATCTCTACACCGGCGCGGTCGGTCATAACCAGCTGGGCACCATCAATCGGACATTGCATATCTTTCTCCTCACAGAACGCTGTTGCGATTTATCTGGGGGCGACCTTTGCCGCACACAAGTCCGCAGGCGCAGATTTGCCCACCCTGCGTCAAAAAGCCGAAACCTCAGCGCACCACATGCACCGCGCAATCGGCATGACGCACGACCTGTGTCGCAGTCGAGC
This window encodes:
- a CDS encoding zf-TFIIB domain-containing protein — its product is MQCPIDGAQLVMTDRAGVEIDYCPQCRGVWLDRGELDKIIERSAQPVQASPAQQARRDDYRPEKYKSDKYESEKRYKKKRGGFLEDLFDF